The genomic DNA GTTTTATTCCATTGCATCTTTGTGTAAAAAAACTTACATAAGTTTTTTTTGTATGTGTTCGATGGCAAAAGAATTTTTCTCACTTTTTTCTTTACCCAAACAAAAATTGACTCAATGTTGTTTGCTGTAAATCCAACATTCAATAATGAAGCAATCTTTAAAGAAGTGGTTGATCGTTTTTTAAATGCATAGGGAGTGTATGAAGCAGTCATTAAAAAAAGAACTGAGGCATGATCCACAGGCGCCGCATTTGCCCAATACGCCGTGGGCCTTTGTCATGTATTTTTTAGGCTTTTACAGGTGGCCTCTGATAGGCATGTTTGTTTTTGAAATGGGTCAGGCTATGTGTCAGATTTTGGTTCCTTACGCCATACGACAATTGATTGATACAGGTACAAGTGTTAGTGGTCATTTTAGTGAAGCCCTACAAACATTGAAACCGGCTTTAACTTTATTTGTTGGCCTAAGCCTAGGGGTATTATTATTTAGTCGGGCCAGTGGCAGTATTTTGGTGATGACGGGGCCGGCTTTACGGCGCAGAGTGAGAAGAACGGTGTTTAATTATTTGCAGTTTCACTCACAGCGTTTTTTTATCAGTAATTTTTCTGGTTCTCTGGCCAATAGAATTTCTGAAATTTCGCAAGCTGTGAATCACAGCACTTGGACCGTACTGTTTGATTTTTGGCCGGTTGTTGTGAGCTTTAGTGCATCCATGTACTTGATGTATACCACGCATACTACGCTTGCTTTGGCCTTTGGCTTATGGACCATTATTTATATCATGGTATCGTTTTTATTGGCCAAGCGTTGTCAAAAATATGCCAAAGCTCATGCAGCAACGCGCAGTACGCTCAGTGGTAAAATTGTTGATGCTGTGACCAACTCACTCAATACAAAAATTTTTGCCAAGCTAGGTTTTGAGCGCAGTTATTTGGACAACTACCTTGATTTAGAAGTAAAGGCAGCACGCAAAACCTATTGGTTTATGGAAGCCATGCGTTGGTTTCAATTTTTATCCACCATGCTTTTGCAAATCGGTGTCATTGTTTTGGCTTTGCGTTTTTGGGTCATGAATGAAATTTCAGTGGGCCAGTTTGCTATGATAACCAGCTTGGCTTTGGTGGTCATTAATGATGCCCGTGGCCTGAGTCGGCGCTTTTTAGAGTTTTTTGAATACATGGGCAATATTTCCGATGGTGTCAATATCATTGTTAGAAACCATGAAATCATTGATGCAAAGGATGCTCTGCCAATTAAAATAAAACAAGGGGAGATTAAATTTGATGATGTTAATTTTGCTTACACGCCCAATAAACCGGTATTTGAGCAGTTGAGTGTAAAAATTGAGCCTGGTCAGCGCGTGGGCTTGGTGGGTTTTTCTGGCTCTGGAAAAACAACTTTTATTAATCTGCTTTTGCGCATGTATGAAGTGAACTCTGGACAGATTTTATTGGACGGACAGAACGTTGCAAAATGCACGCAAGATAGTTTACGTGAGCAAGTGAGTATGATTCCGCAAGAGCCTATGCTGTTTCACAGAACCTTGTTGGAAAACATCCGTTATGGCAAACTGGATGCAACGGATGAAGAGGTTTATGCAGCCGCCAAAGCGGCCAAAGCCCATGATTTTATTACGCAACTTCCAGAAGGCTATCAAGCTTTGGTGGGAGAACGCGGCGTTAAGCTCTCTGGTGGCCAACGTCAGCGTATTGCCATTGCCAGAGCCATTTTAAAAAATGCGCGTATTTTGGTTTTGGACGAGGCCACGTCTAGTTTGGACTCGGTCACAGAAAAAGCCATTCAGGAATCTTTTGATACTTTAATGCAAGGCAGAACCGTGGTGGTGGTGGCGCACCGTTTATCCACCATTGCCAATTTGGATAGAATCATTGTCTTTCATGAAGGCAAAATCATTGAAGATGGCAGTCATGATCAATTGATTGAAAAAGATGGCCACTACGCCAAACTATGGAGCATGCAAGCCGGCGGCTTTTTACCCCAACATGAAGATGTTTGAGACTGGTCTCTCGCATCGTCTGAAGACGATGCTCCCAGTATTCCGTCACAAAAAGCAGTGCTTTTTGTTCCTCCTAACCAGGCTGAGTGTCTAACTATTGGTTAATTACGCGAAACTATTTTATATGGTTGA from bacterium includes the following:
- a CDS encoding ABC transporter ATP-binding protein/permease; this encodes MKQSLKKELRHDPQAPHLPNTPWAFVMYFLGFYRWPLIGMFVFEMGQAMCQILVPYAIRQLIDTGTSVSGHFSEALQTLKPALTLFVGLSLGVLLFSRASGSILVMTGPALRRRVRRTVFNYLQFHSQRFFISNFSGSLANRISEISQAVNHSTWTVLFDFWPVVVSFSASMYLMYTTHTTLALAFGLWTIIYIMVSFLLAKRCQKYAKAHAATRSTLSGKIVDAVTNSLNTKIFAKLGFERSYLDNYLDLEVKAARKTYWFMEAMRWFQFLSTMLLQIGVIVLALRFWVMNEISVGQFAMITSLALVVINDARGLSRRFLEFFEYMGNISDGVNIIVRNHEIIDAKDALPIKIKQGEIKFDDVNFAYTPNKPVFEQLSVKIEPGQRVGLVGFSGSGKTTFINLLLRMYEVNSGQILLDGQNVAKCTQDSLREQVSMIPQEPMLFHRTLLENIRYGKLDATDEEVYAAAKAAKAHDFITQLPEGYQALVGERGVKLSGGQRQRIAIARAILKNARILVLDEATSSLDSVTEKAIQESFDTLMQGRTVVVVAHRLSTIANLDRIIVFHEGKIIEDGSHDQLIEKDGHYAKLWSMQAGGFLPQHEDV